One stretch of Gemmatimonadota bacterium DNA includes these proteins:
- a CDS encoding mercuric reductase produces MHYDFLVIGTGQAGVPLAARLAESGKRTLLVERKDPGGTCVNYGCTPTKTMIASARAAHVARHAARLGVHAGDVTVDLAAVVERKDALVQQWRSSVRRRIQRAGERLTYVEGHARFVAPREMNVGGERHSADAVILNVGARPAAPPIPGLDGVDWLDNRRVMELRQLPEHLLILGGGYIGCEFGQMFRRFGAQVTMADVAEHLLPREDPDISGALEEVFRAEGIRLELGSAAREVSRDGDEVVLRLDRGQELRGSHLLVAVGRRPNTDDLGCDVAAVELDGAGFIIVDDHYRTSAEGVYAVGDVTGGPQFTHTSWDDHRILFDLLLGRGTRGRDGRVIPYTVFTDPQVAGVGITEKQAREQGLDYELASMPFGHIARSIEVDEAAGLMKVLLDPQSERILGAALVGAEAGELIHILVVLMQAGASARALVDAQMVHPTFAEGVQSLLMKLGRYSLS; encoded by the coding sequence ATGCATTACGACTTCCTGGTGATCGGCACTGGCCAGGCGGGCGTGCCTCTGGCAGCGCGGCTGGCGGAGTCGGGCAAGCGCACGCTGCTGGTCGAGCGCAAGGACCCGGGCGGCACCTGCGTGAATTATGGCTGCACGCCCACCAAGACCATGATCGCCAGTGCGCGCGCGGCGCATGTGGCTCGCCACGCGGCCCGGCTGGGCGTCCACGCCGGCGACGTGACAGTGGACCTGGCCGCCGTGGTGGAGCGCAAGGACGCGCTGGTTCAGCAGTGGCGGAGCAGCGTGCGCCGGCGCATCCAGCGTGCTGGCGAGCGGCTGACGTACGTGGAGGGGCACGCGCGCTTCGTCGCGCCGCGCGAGATGAACGTAGGCGGCGAGCGGCACAGCGCGGACGCCGTGATCCTCAACGTGGGCGCGCGGCCGGCCGCCCCCCCGATCCCGGGGCTGGACGGCGTCGACTGGCTGGACAACCGGCGGGTCATGGAGCTGCGGCAGCTTCCGGAGCACCTGCTGATCCTGGGCGGCGGCTACATCGGCTGCGAGTTCGGCCAGATGTTCCGGCGCTTCGGCGCCCAGGTCACCATGGCGGACGTGGCGGAGCACCTGCTGCCGCGCGAGGATCCGGACATCTCGGGCGCGCTCGAGGAGGTGTTCCGCGCAGAGGGCATCCGCCTCGAGTTGGGATCCGCAGCACGCGAGGTGAGCCGGGATGGCGACGAGGTCGTGCTCCGCCTGGACCGCGGCCAGGAGCTGCGCGGCTCCCACCTGCTGGTCGCTGTGGGACGCCGGCCCAATACCGACGACCTGGGGTGCGACGTCGCCGCCGTCGAGCTGGACGGCGCCGGCTTCATCATCGTGGATGACCACTACCGCACCAGTGCCGAGGGCGTTTACGCGGTGGGCGATGTGACGGGCGGCCCGCAGTTCACGCATACCTCCTGGGACGACCATCGCATCCTGTTCGACCTGCTGCTGGGCCGGGGCACGCGCGGCCGGGACGGCCGCGTGATCCCCTACACCGTGTTCACCGACCCGCAGGTCGCGGGCGTGGGGATCACGGAGAAGCAGGCGCGGGAGCAGGGGCTCGACTACGAGCTGGCCAGCATGCCCTTCGGCCACATTGCGCGCTCGATCGAGGTGGACGAGGCGGCCGGGCTGATGAAGGTGCTGCTGGACCCGCAAAGCGAGCGCATCCTGGGCGCGGCGCTGGTGGGCGCGGAGGCGGGCGAGCTGATCCACATCCTGGTGGTGCTGATGCAGGCGGGCGCCAGCGCGCGGGCACTGGTCGACGCGCAGATGGTGCACCCCACGTTTGCCGAGGGGGTGCAGTCGCTGCTCATGAAGCTCGGGCGCTACTCGCTTTCGTGA
- a CDS encoding ATP-binding cassette domain-containing protein: MTSPAGRSAPELLPPVLEAQQVSKRYGDVLALDDVSLAIARGECVALVGESGSGKTTLLRCFNRMVEPDAGRVRVEGRDARELDRIALRRRVGYVQQEGGLLPHWRVLRNAALVPWLQRSEAAAEQAAAALRLVGLPPGQFGSRWPRELSGGQRQRVAIARALAAHPSIVLLDEPFGALDAITRAELQQSFLELRSELRVTTLLVTHDLREALRLGDRIAVLRAGRIEQLADGPMLVSNPGTQYVRRLLERAGVAAP, translated from the coding sequence GTGACCTCGCCCGCAGGCCGCTCAGCGCCGGAGCTGTTGCCGCCCGTGCTGGAAGCGCAGCAGGTGAGCAAGCGGTACGGCGACGTGCTCGCGCTGGACGACGTCTCGCTCGCCATCGCTCGGGGCGAGTGCGTGGCGCTGGTGGGCGAGAGCGGCTCGGGCAAGACCACGCTTCTCCGCTGCTTCAACCGCATGGTCGAGCCGGACGCCGGCCGCGTGCGCGTCGAGGGGCGTGACGCCCGCGAGCTGGACCGCATCGCGTTGCGCCGCCGCGTCGGCTACGTGCAGCAGGAGGGCGGGCTCCTGCCGCACTGGCGGGTTTTGCGCAACGCCGCGCTCGTGCCCTGGCTGCAGCGGTCGGAGGCGGCGGCGGAGCAGGCGGCGGCGGCGCTGCGGCTGGTGGGGCTGCCGCCCGGGCAGTTTGGCTCCCGCTGGCCGCGCGAGCTGTCCGGCGGGCAGCGGCAGCGGGTGGCGATCGCCCGGGCGCTGGCGGCGCACCCCTCCATAGTACTGCTGGACGAGCCCTTCGGCGCCCTGGACGCCATCACCCGTGCCGAGCTGCAGCAGAGCTTCCTCGAGCTGAGAAGCGAGCTGCGCGTGACCACCCTGCTGGTCACCCATGACCTGCGCGAGGCGCTGCGGCTCGGGGACCGCATCGCCGTGCTGCGCGCCGGGCGCATCGAGCAACTCGCAGACGGGCCGATGCTGGTCTCGAACCCGGGCACGCAGTACGTGCGGCGGCTGCTCGAGCGGGCGGGCGTGGCCGCGCCATGA
- a CDS encoding ABC transporter permease subunit has product MRHPAPAGSAARDERGKLILPSCAVSCFAAAAFPTMARVRRAATLLAWALVAAGPARAGPAAARQSGTAGGRPVVVASKPFGESYLLAEIFAQILEARGYRVERRPGLGATEIAFRALRTGAIDVYPEYTGTGLVAILGEPPLSDPRAVFGRVAREFERRYAVHWLPPLGFQNTYAIAVRRETAARLGLRTLGDLARAAPRLTAGFTPDFIGREDGLPGLVRAYGLRPRQVRSLLQSVKYRALAAGEVDVIDGYSTDGFIARYDLVVLEDDRAFFPAYEAAPLVGQRLWREAPAAVAALTELSGRLDEARMRQLNRRVEVEGEEIARVAADVLAELGLAASRAGAAAATGAASAPGAASSSGDETGAQGSLVAYLWGRRALILSLTLRHLLLVAVSLAAGVLLAVPLGLGLERLPGGAEAAIRGVGLLQTIPGIALLAFMIPLLGIGVTPALVALFLYSLYPILRNTYTGVRDASPDAVGAATALGMTPLQVLRLVRLPLAAPVIMAGIRTAGVINVGTATLAAFIGAGGLGDPIVAGLALSDTRMILSGAIPAALLALLVDGILALSERWVQPGGLRP; this is encoded by the coding sequence ATGAGGCACCCCGCGCCCGCTGGCTCCGCCGCGAGAGACGAGCGGGGCAAGCTGATCCTCCCTTCCTGCGCCGTGAGTTGCTTCGCGGCGGCTGCCTTTCCCACCATGGCCCGCGTGCGGCGCGCCGCCACACTCCTCGCCTGGGCCCTGGTCGCCGCCGGCCCGGCCCGCGCGGGACCGGCGGCGGCCCGGCAGTCCGGGACGGCCGGCGGCCGTCCGGTCGTGGTCGCCTCGAAACCCTTCGGCGAATCCTACCTGCTGGCAGAGATCTTCGCACAAATCCTGGAGGCACGCGGCTACAGGGTGGAGCGGCGCCCCGGGCTGGGCGCCACCGAGATCGCGTTCCGCGCGCTGCGCACAGGCGCGATCGACGTGTATCCCGAATACACCGGTACCGGGCTGGTCGCGATCCTGGGCGAGCCGCCCCTCTCCGACCCCCGCGCCGTCTTCGGCCGCGTGGCGCGCGAGTTCGAGCGTCGCTACGCCGTGCACTGGCTGCCGCCGCTGGGGTTCCAGAACACGTACGCCATTGCCGTGCGGCGCGAGACGGCGGCGCGGCTCGGGCTGCGCACGCTGGGCGACCTGGCGCGCGCCGCGCCGCGGCTCACGGCCGGCTTCACCCCCGACTTCATCGGCCGCGAGGACGGGCTGCCCGGCCTGGTGCGCGCCTACGGGCTGCGCCCCCGCCAGGTGCGCTCGCTGCTCCAGTCGGTGAAGTACCGCGCACTGGCCGCGGGCGAGGTGGACGTGATCGACGGGTATTCGACGGACGGCTTCATTGCCCGCTACGACCTGGTGGTACTCGAGGACGACCGCGCCTTCTTCCCCGCCTACGAGGCGGCGCCGCTGGTGGGCCAGCGCCTGTGGCGCGAGGCGCCCGCGGCCGTGGCGGCGCTTACCGAGCTGAGCGGCCGGCTGGACGAGGCGCGCATGCGGCAGCTCAACCGGCGGGTCGAGGTCGAGGGCGAAGAGATCGCACGTGTGGCGGCGGACGTGCTCGCGGAACTGGGGCTGGCCGCGTCAAGGGCGGGAGCGGCGGCAGCGACCGGAGCAGCATCAGCGCCCGGGGCGGCGTCGTCGTCCGGGGACGAAACGGGGGCCCAGGGCTCGCTCGTCGCCTACCTCTGGGGCCGCCGCGCGCTCATCCTCTCGCTCACGTTGCGCCACCTGCTGCTGGTGGCCGTGTCCCTGGCCGCCGGTGTGCTATTGGCCGTGCCGCTGGGGCTCGGGCTAGAGCGACTGCCGGGCGGAGCGGAGGCGGCGATCCGGGGTGTGGGCCTGCTCCAGACGATTCCCGGCATTGCCCTGCTCGCCTTCATGATCCCGCTGCTCGGGATCGGGGTCACGCCCGCGCTGGTGGCGCTGTTCCTCTACTCCCTCTACCCCATCCTGCGCAACACCTATACAGGCGTGCGCGACGCCAGCCCGGACGCGGTGGGCGCCGCGACGGCGCTGGGCATGACGCCGCTGCAGGTGCTCCGGCTGGTGCGCCTGCCCCTGGCCGCGCCCGTCATCATGGCGGGGATCCGCACAGCGGGCGTGATCAACGTGGGCACCGCCACCCTGGCCGCCTTCATTGGCGCGGGCGGGCTCGGTGATCCCATTGTCGCCGGGCTGGCGCTCTCCGACACGCGCATGATCCTGTCCGGCGCCATCCCCGCCGCACTGCTGGCACTGCTGGTTGACGGAATACTGGCACTCAGCGAGCGCTGGGTGCAGCCTGGCGGGCTGCGGCCGTAG